One Microvirga thermotolerans DNA window includes the following coding sequences:
- a CDS encoding amidase — translation MTAPSVSHPAHSGKAADPADWTAADLLDGYARRQISPVEVVEAVIARIDAYEPKLQALYAFDPDGALRDARASEDRWMRGAALPLDGIPGTIKENIATRGTPVPLGTAARPLVPAPADAPPAARLREDGVVILAKTTMPDYGMLSSGLSSFHPLARNPWDLSKNPGGSSAGAGAAAAAGYGPFHVGTDIGGSIRLPAAWCGVFGLKPSFGRVPIDPPYYGRVAGPMTRTVHDAALMMRSLVRPDVRDTMSLPFQDLPWLDLDIDIRGLRIGVMMEAGVGIALDPEVRACVERAARLFAEAGAEIVAIEPFVTREMLDGLDDFWRQRAWMDIGALSEDQRARVLPYILKWAEGGKSLTGAQVYSGMNQMLAMRQAAVEATKDVDFMLSPVAPVVAYQAELASPIHDPEEPFEHIGYTVAFNMSDQPAASVNAGFTASGLPIGLQIVGRRFDDVGVMRLAHAWEGMRGEQRDWPKL, via the coding sequence TTGACCGCGCCATCCGTTTCCCATCCCGCCCATTCCGGAAAAGCCGCCGATCCGGCCGACTGGACGGCGGCCGACCTCCTCGACGGCTACGCCCGCCGGCAGATCTCGCCGGTCGAGGTCGTCGAGGCGGTGATCGCGCGGATCGACGCCTACGAGCCGAAGCTCCAGGCCCTCTACGCCTTCGATCCCGACGGGGCGCTGAGGGATGCCAGGGCCTCGGAGGATCGCTGGATGCGCGGTGCGGCCCTGCCCCTCGACGGGATTCCCGGAACGATCAAGGAGAACATCGCGACGCGCGGGACGCCGGTGCCGCTCGGCACGGCGGCGCGACCGCTGGTCCCGGCTCCTGCCGACGCGCCGCCCGCCGCGCGGCTGCGCGAGGACGGCGTCGTCATTCTCGCCAAGACCACCATGCCGGATTACGGCATGCTCTCTTCGGGGCTGTCGAGCTTCCATCCGCTCGCGCGCAACCCTTGGGACCTGTCGAAGAACCCGGGCGGCAGCTCCGCGGGAGCCGGCGCGGCCGCGGCCGCGGGCTATGGCCCGTTCCATGTGGGAACCGACATCGGCGGCTCGATCCGCCTGCCGGCCGCGTGGTGCGGCGTGTTCGGCCTCAAGCCGAGCTTCGGGCGGGTGCCGATCGATCCGCCCTATTACGGCCGCGTGGCGGGGCCGATGACCCGCACCGTGCATGACGCCGCCCTGATGATGCGAAGCCTCGTGCGTCCCGACGTGCGGGACACGATGAGCCTGCCGTTCCAGGACCTGCCCTGGCTCGACCTCGACATCGACATCCGCGGCCTGCGCATCGGCGTGATGATGGAGGCGGGAGTCGGCATCGCCCTCGATCCGGAGGTGCGAGCCTGCGTCGAACGGGCGGCGCGTCTCTTCGCCGAGGCGGGCGCAGAGATCGTCGCGATCGAGCCCTTCGTCACGCGGGAGATGCTGGACGGCCTCGACGATTTCTGGCGCCAGCGGGCCTGGATGGACATCGGCGCGCTGAGCGAGGACCAGCGCGCGCGGGTCCTGCCCTACATTCTCAAATGGGCCGAGGGCGGGAAGTCGCTCACCGGAGCGCAGGTCTATTCCGGCATGAACCAGATGCTGGCGATGCGCCAGGCCGCCGTGGAGGCGACGAAGGACGTGGACTTCATGCTCTCCCCCGTGGCGCCGGTCGTCGCCTACCAGGCGGAACTCGCGTCGCCCATCCACGATCCGGAGGAGCCGTTCGAGCACATCGGCTACACGGTGGCCTTCAACATGTCCGACCAGCCGGCGGCGTCGGTCAATGCGGGCTTCACCGCGTCGGGCCTGCCCATCGGCCTCCAGATCGTCGGGCGGCGCTTCGACGATGTCGGGGTGATGAGGCTCGCCCACGCCTGGGAGGGGATGCGGGGCGAGCAGCGCGACTGGCCGAAGCTCTGA
- a CDS encoding TetR/AcrR family transcriptional regulator produces the protein MVQKSEEGARRGRGRPRAYDPDTALRQAREAFWVAGYSGTSLDDIAAATGMNRPSLYAAFGDKHSLYLHALNLYWTEGLAAMRRALSDERPLAEELMEVYDRSLAIYFSGEGPPRGCFAIGTATTEAVQDAEIRARFAEGLKVLDRAFEDRIRLAQEGGEIPRGADAAALAAVASSTLHTLAIRARMGTPREELRELARKSVAVICGS, from the coding sequence ATGGTACAAAAATCTGAAGAGGGAGCCAGAAGGGGGCGCGGGCGGCCGCGCGCCTACGACCCGGACACCGCGCTCCGCCAGGCCCGGGAGGCCTTCTGGGTCGCGGGCTATTCCGGGACCTCCCTCGACGACATCGCCGCCGCGACCGGCATGAACCGGCCGAGCCTCTATGCGGCCTTCGGCGACAAGCACTCCCTGTATCTGCATGCGCTCAACCTCTACTGGACCGAGGGCCTCGCCGCGATGCGCAGGGCGCTTTCCGACGAGCGTCCCCTCGCGGAGGAGCTGATGGAGGTCTACGACAGGTCGCTTGCGATCTACTTCTCGGGCGAGGGGCCGCCGCGCGGATGTTTCGCCATCGGCACCGCGACCACGGAAGCGGTGCAGGACGCGGAGATCCGCGCGCGCTTCGCCGAGGGCCTGAAGGTGCTCGACCGGGCTTTCGAGGACAGGATCCGCCTGGCGCAGGAAGGCGGGGAGATCCCCCGAGGTGCCGACGCAGCCGCCCTTGCGGCCGTCGCGTCCTCGACCCTTCACACCCTCGCCATCCGCGCCCGCATGGGCACGCCGCGCGAGGAACTGCGGGAGCTTGCGCGGAAGTCCGTCGCGGTGATCTGCGGATCGTGA
- a CDS encoding glutathione binding-like protein, whose translation MDLYFSPLACSMASRIALYEAEAPARFIEVDSHTKRTLDGEDYHAVNPLGLVPAIRTDEGEILTENGAILPYIADRFPDAGLAPRDGMARLRLQQWLCFIGTEMHKALFTPLFDRSLPADLVSKTLEKGDRRLAYLNDHLSGREFLLDRFSVADAYLATVLNWQIATPVDLEKWPAVKDYYLRLRKRPSVARALAEEGALYLREQERHKAA comes from the coding sequence ATGGATCTCTACTTCTCCCCCCTCGCCTGCTCGATGGCCTCCCGGATCGCCCTCTACGAGGCCGAAGCCCCGGCCCGCTTCATCGAGGTGGATTCCCACACGAAGCGCACCCTCGACGGCGAGGACTATCATGCCGTCAACCCCCTCGGCCTCGTGCCGGCGATCCGTACGGACGAGGGGGAGATCCTCACGGAGAATGGCGCCATCCTCCCGTACATCGCCGACCGCTTTCCCGATGCCGGGCTTGCTCCGCGCGACGGCATGGCCCGCCTGCGGCTGCAGCAATGGCTGTGCTTCATCGGCACCGAGATGCACAAGGCGCTGTTCACTCCGCTCTTCGACCGGAGCCTGCCCGCGGACCTCGTCTCGAAGACGCTGGAGAAGGGCGACAGGCGGCTCGCCTATCTCAACGATCACCTGAGCGGACGGGAATTCCTGCTCGACCGGTTCAGCGTCGCCGATGCCTATCTGGCGACCGTCCTGAACTGGCAGATCGCGACGCCCGTCGACCTCGAAAAATGGCCGGCGGTGAAGGACTACTATCTGCGCCTGAGGAAGCGCCCGAGCGTCGCGCGGGCGCTCGCCGAGGAAGGCGCCCTCTACCTCCGGGAGCAGGAGCGCCACAAGGCCGCCTGA
- the pobA gene encoding 4-hydroxybenzoate 3-monooxygenase, with protein MRTQVAIIGAGPAGLLLGRLLERAGIDAVILERRSQDHVLGRIRAGVLEQGSVALLDRAGVGARMHAEGLVHGGIAISFDGDRHRFDFRALVGRTVTVYGQTEVTRDLMRARDASGAKTVYEAEDVSLHDLDGDSPKVRFVKDGIAREIACDFVAGCDGYHGVSRASVPEGALRTYERVYPFGWLGILVDRPPVSEELVYAHHARGFALCSMRSPTRSRYYVQVPAGEKPEAWPDDRFWDELRRRLDPETAERLVTGPSIEKSIAPLRSFVAEPLRFGRLFLAGDAAHIVPPTGAKGLNLALNDVGCLAEALTEFYLERSAAGIDRYSDRVLKRVWKAERFSWWMTSVLHTFPETDAFGRRIQRAEFDYLVGSEAASRSLAENYTGLPL; from the coding sequence ATGTGCTCGGCCGGATCAGGGCGGGCGTGCTGGAGCAGGGCAGCGTCGCCCTTCTCGACAGGGCGGGCGTCGGCGCGCGCATGCACGCGGAGGGGCTGGTCCACGGTGGGATCGCCATCTCTTTCGACGGCGACAGGCACCGGTTCGACTTCCGCGCTCTCGTCGGTCGGACGGTCACGGTCTACGGGCAGACGGAGGTCACACGGGACCTGATGCGCGCCCGTGACGCCTCGGGCGCGAAGACCGTCTACGAGGCCGAGGACGTCTCGCTCCACGACCTCGACGGAGACAGCCCGAAGGTCCGCTTCGTCAAGGACGGCATCGCCCGTGAGATCGCCTGCGACTTCGTCGCGGGCTGCGACGGCTATCACGGCGTGTCCCGCGCCAGCGTTCCGGAAGGGGCCCTGCGCACCTACGAACGGGTGTATCCCTTCGGCTGGCTCGGCATCCTGGTCGACAGGCCGCCGGTCTCGGAGGAGCTCGTCTATGCGCATCACGCCCGCGGCTTCGCGCTCTGCTCCATGCGCTCGCCCACGCGCAGCCGCTACTACGTGCAGGTGCCCGCCGGCGAGAAGCCGGAGGCCTGGCCGGACGACCGCTTTTGGGACGAGCTGCGGCGGCGGCTCGATCCGGAGACGGCGGAGCGGCTCGTCACCGGCCCCTCCATCGAGAAGTCCATCGCGCCCTTGCGCAGCTTCGTGGCGGAGCCGCTCCGTTTCGGGCGCCTGTTCCTCGCAGGCGACGCGGCCCACATCGTCCCGCCCACCGGGGCGAAGGGGCTCAACCTCGCCCTGAACGACGTGGGCTGCCTGGCGGAGGCGCTGACGGAATTCTACCTGGAGCGTTCGGCGGCCGGCATCGATCGCTACTCCGACCGCGTGCTGAAGCGCGTCTGGAAGGCGGAGCGCTTTTCCTGGTGGATGACGTCGGTCCTGCACACGTTCCCCGAGACGGACGCGTTCGGGCGGCGCATCCAGCGCGCCGAGTTCGACTATCTCGTCGGGTCCGAGGCGGCCTCCCGGTCGCTTGCGGAGAACTACACGGGCTTGCCTCTGTAG